One part of the Thiothrix nivea DSM 5205 genome encodes these proteins:
- a CDS encoding cupin domain-containing protein: MFGDITIEEFLRDYWQKKPLLIRNALPAFQPPITPDELAGLACETDTSRIVLEKGGKHPWEVRHGAFDDDDFADLPPTHWTLLVNDTDQHLPELKAVMEPFRFIPDWRIDDLMISFAVEGGSVGPHVDEYDVFLIQAQGQRRWQITTQPARPDNFLPDLELRIMRDFQPEQEWVVNPGDILYLPPNVPHYGLALNECMTYSVGFRSPSQRDMLENLMDELLDEPRLQQRFSDQGRQPQANPGELTSADMDRLVDFVVDALPQDEQSLQRWLGKYLSSPKHREMLPDATPLSRTELTRLIGQKKRFEKSLASRLLYFVIEDDIYLFANGNNYVLSIIHIRFVQYLCSSVKLLYKEYHQFVTERECLDLLHELVSQGIFYY, from the coding sequence ATGTTTGGTGACATCACTATTGAAGAATTCCTGCGCGATTACTGGCAGAAAAAGCCACTGCTGATACGTAACGCCCTGCCTGCTTTCCAACCACCCATCACACCGGATGAACTGGCGGGATTGGCTTGTGAAACAGACACTTCCCGCATTGTCCTCGAAAAAGGTGGCAAGCACCCTTGGGAGGTTCGGCATGGCGCATTCGACGACGATGACTTTGCCGACCTGCCCCCAACACACTGGACACTGCTGGTGAATGACACCGACCAACATTTGCCGGAACTGAAAGCCGTGATGGAACCGTTCCGTTTCATCCCCGACTGGCGTATCGACGATCTGATGATCAGCTTCGCAGTGGAAGGCGGCTCGGTCGGCCCACATGTGGATGAGTACGACGTATTCCTGATCCAGGCACAAGGGCAACGGCGCTGGCAAATCACTACCCAACCTGCCCGGCCAGATAACTTCCTGCCGGATCTGGAACTGCGCATCATGCGCGACTTCCAACCTGAGCAGGAATGGGTGGTCAACCCCGGCGATATCCTGTACCTACCCCCCAATGTGCCACACTATGGCTTGGCGCTGAACGAATGCATGACTTATTCGGTCGGCTTCCGCTCCCCCTCCCAGCGGGACATGCTGGAAAACCTGATGGACGAGCTACTGGACGAGCCGCGCCTGCAACAGCGCTTCAGCGACCAGGGACGCCAGCCGCAAGCAAACCCCGGCGAACTGACCAGCGCGGACATGGATAGGCTGGTGGATTTTGTGGTCGATGCCCTTCCCCAGGATGAGCAATCCCTGCAACGCTGGCTGGGCAAATACCTGAGTTCACCCAAACACCGGGAAATGCTACCTGATGCCACACCTCTCAGCCGTACAGAATTGACCCGCCTTATCGGGCAAAAGAAGCGCTTTGAAAAAAGTCTGGCATCACGCCTGCTCTACTTCGTGATAGAGGATGACATATATTTATTCGCCAATGGCAACAATTATGTACTTTCCATAATCCATATTCGCTTTGTGCAATATTTATGCTCATCCGTAAAGTTGCTGTATAAAGAGTATCATCAGTTTGTTACCGAAAGGGAATGCCTTGATCTTTTGCACGAATTGGTTTCCCAAGGTATTTTTT